A window of the Isosphaera pallida ATCC 43644 genome harbors these coding sequences:
- the smpB gene encoding SsrA-binding protein SmpB yields the protein MSKAKPKPTAPASSPASSKNKGKGKADEAAGIKVVARNRRARFEYDLLEKIEAGLVLTGTEVKSLRNGKANLEDSYAMLDREELWLHGADIPEYLQANRMNHKPKRSRKLLLHRREINRLASKTAERGLTIVPLSIYFKNGIAKVEIAVARGRKLYDKRQALKEQDAKRDIDRALRRG from the coding sequence ATGTCCAAAGCCAAACCCAAACCGACCGCGCCAGCTTCCTCCCCCGCCAGCTCCAAGAACAAAGGCAAGGGCAAAGCCGATGAAGCCGCCGGGATCAAGGTCGTAGCACGTAACCGGCGGGCCCGATTTGAATACGACCTGCTGGAAAAAATCGAGGCCGGTCTGGTCCTTACCGGCACCGAGGTCAAAAGCCTCCGCAACGGCAAGGCCAACCTGGAGGATTCCTACGCTATGCTCGATCGCGAGGAACTTTGGCTCCACGGCGCGGATATTCCCGAATACCTTCAAGCCAACCGGATGAATCATAAACCCAAACGGTCCCGCAAACTCCTGCTGCATCGCCGCGAAATCAACCGGCTGGCCAGTAAGACCGCCGAACGCGGCTTGACCATCGTTCCCCTGTCGATCTATTTCAAAAACGGCATCGCCAAGGTCGAAATCGCGGTGGCACGCGGCCGCAAACTCTACGACAAACGACAAGCCCTCAAAGAGCAGGATGCCAAACGGGACATCGACCGCGCCTTGAGACGAGGATAA